The Dryobates pubescens isolate bDryPub1 chromosome 6, bDryPub1.pri, whole genome shotgun sequence genomic interval TCCAGTTATTAAAAAAGTATTTGAGATCACCTATTAAGTCTGCCAAATGCTTGAAAAAATGTTGAAGAAACTCATAAATGCATAGGGGATAGAAAGAAAGGTTATTTATGATAAAAATGTCTCAAAGCTGAACTTTCTTCTTAGATCTGAACAGATGTTGTTCATATtagtgggggagagagaagcTTTATGTTGCCAACATTTTTGTATATTACCACTTAGGATGACTGAGAGCATCGTTGCATGGTGAATACTCAATATTCAAAATAAGAGCTCTCTCGGGATTGGGAGGGGGTATTTTTTGTTTAgttgcttgttttctttgatTGAACATGTAGGAACACCTAATAAAGGGAAATCTCTATCTCCTTACTACATACCACTTCTTAAGTTTAAGTATTAGAGTCAGGTTTCCTATATAAATACTCATGTCATACAAAATGTGGTTTATTTCAGCAATTATCAGGAATTGTGTTTTTGCTGGCAGTACCATGttccagagcacacacacaggaaGTCGCTATCACTAAAGCAAACTCAATTGAAAAGATATTTACAGAAAAATAAACTATACTACTTACcagcttaaaataaaaaaaaattccttacaTAAAGGaagtctttcttttccttgcttGTGTTCACATGAGGGTAATGGACACCTTTCTTTTGAGAGGCCAGCAAGTTTTATTTTTTGAAATGAAACTCGTATTTATGTCAGAGGAGGTGGAAATCATAAGGGCCTGCCACATGCGAAGTTCTGTATCTAAGCCATCTTCTGCCACCATatcctgaagagaaaaaaagggaacgTTCATAAAGAATGAACAGCCATCCTGAACTGGTGGGCACCAAGGCCTCATCAATGTCCAGTTCAGATACTCTTATCCTCCCTACCCTTATTGTTACTAATACTCTCAATTTGCTCTGTGAAATCACTCCAAAAGTGACCTCTAAGTTTTGTGTCCATCTTTCAGTGGATAAACTGTGAGCCTGTAAAAATTTACATTAGCAGCTGTTAATTAATATTCATCATAATTAAGGGGGAATATTTTTACCAAAATTTTCTCTCCAAAATTTTAGAGGCAAGAGTGAAAAATGACATTTTACATAGGTTTATGTCTTTTAGAAGTTTGCATTACTGTAGTCAGTGTTTTAAATTAACTTTCTCTAGACAAAATAAAGTGTTGTACTACATTGCAGCCTCACTGTTAGGAATGAAGACAGAGGAGACAATGCAGGAAGGCCAACACATACAACCAAAATGGAGAGTATCCAAGTCATAGAAGAATGGTAAGTTGGTCAAAGTGTGATTTTTTTGTCTGAAACTAATAGCAAGAATTGTCTTTTTATTTATGCTCCAGGAATATAGTTTTAAGTACTTTTTCCTCAAAAAAATCTAtacaaaaggaagcaaaatctGTTCTGACAATGAAATGTCAGCAGACACATTCATAAATTAGTCTTATGTATAGTGTCTTATTTGTGGGTGTAATTGTTTAGCacaagggctaacctgcctgcttGCCCAACAGGaaagtgaggggaaaagtaacacacagaATTCAGGGTTGAaataaagagataagagttaAATAGAACATGAGATATCATaatcacaatgcataattaccttatctaataatctaattaatctaaaaATGCTATGCAGGATTACCTTAttttagcctatttgcagaagcagcacactgaaatacagaaagaaaagaaaaaaacaacagcataatacagaaaaccaaaaccagggaGCTACCCCACACCCACACATCTTGCCATCCTTGCAGAAAAGAGCCAAGACCcaagaacccagaagcagcaactggaacaggaagcctctcatatAAACAATAAGCAATATAAATGTCAAGCTCCATAATCCTTTGCTCCAGCTAGCTGGCATGACTGTGGCATGGTAtggataacagcagcaggttcaattcAATCCATAACAGTGGGGATGAACTGTGGGGAGGAACAGGAGGTGCATTGATGGTTCCATGGACCCACGGATCTCTATAAGAAGCCTCTGCCACATGTGCAATCAGTTTCTTCTGTTTATCCAGACAAGAAGAAAGAATAATGGGCACAAGAGTACTTCACAGATCGATTTTTAACATGGCTACCTTTGATAAAACAGCTTGGACTTGGGTTTTACTGGAATTAACCAAGGAAGCACATATCTTGGAAAATGGGCTAACAGGCACTGAAAGTCTGACACCCTATTTTTGTCTAAATTTTGGCCCCGTGTTTATTGTTGGGGAAAATGCTGACCTATTAGTGGCCTTGAGTTTTCTAACAtcataaaaataaattgaaatttTACTCTAGAGGATATGATTGATGGTAAAAGCAACCCAAAGAATTAATTGTCTTCATTGCTACTTACGGTCATTTACGAAAGGACAATGCCAGAAATTTCCACCAGATACTGTAGTGAAGAGAACTTATCAATAGACAATGAGGGAGTACAGGTTGCTTATCAGCTCCATCTACTTTGGCAGGTATTTTCACTCTCATTTCATCTTCCTATCTGTATGCTTATACTTTCTGGTTCATATTACAGTTATTTTGCTGGATATTTTAAATGTTACATACTTTCTCAATTATTAGATATTTGGATTTCTGTAAGCTATCACAAATAACATTCCATCTAGTCTGCCTTGCAGGCAGAATAGGAGTTGATAAGTGGACCTGAAGAGAAAATATATATTCAAATGTCACTTACTGTGCAACATGATTGCATAGAAGCTATAAACAACTAAAATTCTTGTGTTAGATCCTAGCAGGAAGTGTGAGTGCTCAGAATTAAGTCTGAAACTGCATGTACTTGTTGTTAACTAACTTGTAATACTACCTTCTCAAAGAGGTATTACCTTCATTGGTACATGCTAGTCTTCTGATCACTTATCCAGTGCATCCACTGTTACAAGCCATGAACAGTTTCCTTCAGAAAATGGGAATAAGGACCTTTTCCTATGTCTTCTCTCTCCAGTTTTGCCAGCAACATCCATCACACCTCTTGCCAATAGATCATCATTCAGGTCAATAGCACTAAACAGAGGGAAGCTTAGCAACACTTAAGTGCAAGCATAGAGAAATATGCTAATTTACATGCTCACTGAATTACTATTTTGTGGGGCTTCATTAGTATGCTCTTGGCTGCcaagagcctttttttttttttttgtccttgcccttcctgtGGCAGGCAGTGACTAGCCAAACACCatcagaagcaggcagggtcaTAGTGTGTCATCTAAATCCTCTATGAAAGAAAGCCTCTTGCCAGCTCCCTGAAATCGCATCTCCTTTAACTTATGCTGTTGTGGAATTTTGTCTTTGATGGCTACAAATACTAGTAGAAAACATGTAGAAACTCAAGTGCATGTCTTGTAACATTGAGTATTTTTAGCAAGCTATTGAGGTAATAAATGTGTAAGTGAAGAGTGAACACAATTTCCCTGTCACTGCTGAAACTTTGTTGCTTACAGTTTTCATTCTGGACCATAGTGCAGTTGAGAGGAGAATTTTTGGATGAATGTATGTAAACACTGTTACAAAAATAGAAGCATGTTTGTAATGATACTTTGCTTTTGCAGCCAAAACCCTACTGCAGATGAAATTTTGTCTTGGGCTCAGAATTTTGACAAGATGATGAAAACACCAGCTGGGAGGAACCTTTTCAGAGAGTTTCTGCGAACAGAGTACAGTGAGGAGAACCTGCTTTTCTGGCTTGCATGTGAAGATCTAAAGAAGGAACAGAACAAGAAAGTTAttgaagaaaaagcaagacTTATATATGAAGATTACATTTCTATACTATCACCAAAAGAGGTAAAGGTGTAAATATTACAGTTGCATTTTCTGTTATTCCAAATGTTATCGTCTGGATTGTCAGATGGGGGGATCTGAACGTCTGCCTGATCTGTCAGTTCAAAGTCATATTATGGATATTAAGTtaggaaagagacagaaaaagtaGAGACACAGATGTCAGGTCCCTTAGCATTA includes:
- the RGS17 gene encoding regulator of G-protein signaling 17 isoform X1, producing MRKRQQSQNEGTSAVSQAPGNQRPNNTCCFCWCCCCSCSCLTVRNEDRGDNAGRPTHTTKMESIQVIEECQNPTADEILSWAQNFDKMMKTPAGRNLFREFLRTEYSEENLLFWLACEDLKKEQNKKVIEEKARLIYEDYISILSPKEVSLDSRVREVINRNLLDPSPHMYEDAQLQIYTLMHRDSFPRFLNSQIYKSLVESITGSTSET
- the RGS17 gene encoding regulator of G-protein signaling 17 isoform X2, with translation MRKRQQSQNEGTSAVSQAPGNQRPNNTCCFCWCCCCSCSWNEDRGDNAGRPTHTTKMESIQVIEECQNPTADEILSWAQNFDKMMKTPAGRNLFREFLRTEYSEENLLFWLACEDLKKEQNKKVIEEKARLIYEDYISILSPKEVSLDSRVREVINRNLLDPSPHMYEDAQLQIYTLMHRDSFPRFLNSQIYKSLVESITGSTSET